CTCGGGATGGGCCGCGAATTGGGGCCGGTATTATGCGGCGTCGTTTTAGCGGGCCGCGGCGGTGCGGCGATTACGGCCGAGATCGGCACGATGAAAGTCACCGAGCAGATCGACGCCTTGCGCGTGCTGGCGACCGATCCGATCAGTTACCTGGTGGTGCCGCGCATGGCAGCATGCATGATCATGCTGCCGCTTTTAAATGTATTGGGACTGATTGTCGGCACCTTCGGCGGCGTTTTGGTCTGCACATTGAATAACGGTATTTCCGCCTACACGTTTTGGCGTTCGATTGAGATGTTTGTCACGCCGAGCGACGTCTATCTCGGGATGATTAAAGCGGTCGTCTTCGGGATGATTGTCGCGGTCGTCGGCTGCAGTCGCGGCATGCTCGCGACCGCCGGCGCAGAAGGCGTCGGCAAAGCGGCGACCGAAACCGTGGTGTATTCGATTATGATGATTTTTGCCGTCAACTATTTGTTGTCGAGCGTTTTATTTTAAGAGGCGAAGATGATTGAATTACAGGACGTGACGGTGCGCTTCGACGAACGCGAAATCCTGCGCGGCGTGGATCTGACCGTGGCGGCGGGCGAAACGCTCGTTATTTTGGGCGCATCCGGCTCGGGCAAATCGACGATTCTCCGCGTCCTCATCGGTTTGGTCAAACCGACCTCGGGACGCGTTTTGATCGACGGAGTCGATGTGACGGATTACAGCGAACGGCAGTGGAACGAAGTGCGTCGGCACATGGGCTATGTATTCCAATACTCCGCGCTGTTTGATTCGATGACCGTCGGCGAAAATGTCGCCTTCGGTCTGGTGCGGCAAAATGAATTAAGTAAAGACGAAATCGCAGCGAATGTGCGCGAACGTTTGCAACTGGTGGGACTGGCGGAGTGGCAAGATGCGTTGCCGCAGCAGTTGTCGGGCGGCATGAAAAAACGCGTCGCGTTGGCGCGCGCGCTGGCGACCGAACCGAAAGTCGTTTTATATGACGAACCGACGGCGGGGCTCGATCCGATCAGCGCGGCGACGGTCGATCGTCTGATCCGCCGCGCGCAGCATCAATACGGCACGAGCGGCGTGGTCGTTACGCATGAACTCGATTCGGCCCGAACCGTCGCCGATCGTCTCGCGTTTTTACATCAGGGGCGTTTTATTGCGGATGCTCCGGCCGATACATTTTGGCAATCGGACAATCCGCTCGTACAGAATTTTTTACAGGGCAAGAGCGAATTGGATGAGGAGGAGCGGCGTCCATGAAGTGGTCAACAGAGGCCAAGGTCGGAGCGTTTACCTTAGCGGGGCTGATCGCGACGGCGATCGTCTTGGCACAACTTTCAAACTTTGTATTTTTCGGCAAAAAAGGCTACGACGTCTATGGCATTTTTCCGGAAGTGAACGGTTTGGCGCAGGGCAACCAGGTGCGCTATTCCGGCGTGGAAGTCGGAAAAGTCGAAGAGGTGTCGTCACTGCCGCACGGCGCGAAAGTGCGGTTGCGCATTTACGACGGCATTTCGATTCCGAAAGATTCTTATTTTGCGGTCGAAGCGGACGGCGTGATGGGCGAAAAATTTATTCGCATTACGCCCGGCGATTTAAAAAACGGCGCGCTGCAACCGGGTGATACGATCACAGGCGGCATGCCCGGCGGTATTGATGCGATCATGCGGGAAACCAACCGCTTGCTGGCCAAGACGCAGGAAGCGATGGACAGTGTCAACAAAGTGATCGGCGACCCCGTCATGCAAGAGCAGTTGCGCGCCACGGTGGCCAACGCCAATGACATGACGGCGCGGATGATCGTGCTGACATCTTCGCTGCAGCAAATGACCGACGATGTGAATTTACTGCTCGCGCGCTTGGATGCCGACGGTAAATTAACCGACGATTTGCGGGCGACCGCGGAAAACTTTCGCGTGACGAGTGAAAACGCGCGGCAGATTTCCAGTCGCATCGGCGGAATCCAACGGTCGTCGCTCACCATGCCCGGCGAAGTCGAGA
This window of the Negativicoccus succinicivorans genome carries:
- a CDS encoding MlaD family protein; its protein translation is MKWSTEAKVGAFTLAGLIATAIVLAQLSNFVFFGKKGYDVYGIFPEVNGLAQGNQVRYSGVEVGKVEEVSSLPHGAKVRLRIYDGISIPKDSYFAVEADGVMGEKFIRITPGDLKNGALQPGDTITGGMPGGIDAIMRETNRLLAKTQEAMDSVNKVIGDPVMQEQLRATVANANDMTARMIVLTSSLQQMTDDVNLLLARLDADGKLTDDLRATAENFRVTSENARQISSRIGGIQRSSLTMPGEVEMLYNTDKHKATLNANWRIGNENAFGLIGAEDIGKGTLANLQYGKHNGRWSLRAGLIRGEVGAGADYEIGKGLLTVDAYNLEDSEYRLRARWPVAEDWSAVAQSIFPESAPNGGYYFGVNHTF
- a CDS encoding ABC transporter ATP-binding protein, whose product is MIELQDVTVRFDEREILRGVDLTVAAGETLVILGASGSGKSTILRVLIGLVKPTSGRVLIDGVDVTDYSERQWNEVRRHMGYVFQYSALFDSMTVGENVAFGLVRQNELSKDEIAANVRERLQLVGLAEWQDALPQQLSGGMKKRVALARALATEPKVVLYDEPTAGLDPISAATVDRLIRRAQHQYGTSGVVVTHELDSARTVADRLAFLHQGRFIADAPADTFWQSDNPLVQNFLQGKSELDEEERRP
- a CDS encoding MlaE family ABC transporter permease; this encodes MRVVNEFLTSLGRSTIYVLAQIGAAVQLLIAAWQRITSLNMRQTIKQMALLGVGSFPIVALTLLFTGMVLTLQIATELSRFGAQFSIGAIVSLGMGRELGPVLCGVVLAGRGGAAITAEIGTMKVTEQIDALRVLATDPISYLVVPRMAACMIMLPLLNVLGLIVGTFGGVLVCTLNNGISAYTFWRSIEMFVTPSDVYLGMIKAVVFGMIVAVVGCSRGMLATAGAEGVGKAATETVVYSIMMIFAVNYLLSSVLF